From the genome of Mucispirillum schaedleri ASF457:
TGGCATGAAACACATCCATTATCCATATATGCTTTTAAACCTTTTTTCTCAGTTTCATTAAGAGCATTGCTGTCGCCTCTTAAGAATTGGTCAAATCTAGAGTTTGGTGTAAGTAATGTTGCTTCAAATACTTCAATTGTATTTGCTACATTGTCAAAAGTAACAGGGTCTGCTTCACCAGGAAATGCAGCTTTAAAAAGCTCTACATAAGCTGGAATACTTTTTAATACTTCTACAACATACGCTGGAGTAGCTGCCATTTCAACACTTGCTTGAAGTGGACCCTTAGCCTGGTCTTTTAAATCACCTGCTCTGCCATCCCAGAACTGTGCAGTATTATAAACAGAATTTAATACTGTTGGAGCATTTCTAGGACCTCTCTGCCAGCCATGACCAATAGAAGTTTGTTGATAATCATCACCGCCAAAAGATAAGTTATGACAAGTATTGCAGCTGATTAACTGGCTTTTAGAAATACGAGGTTCAAAATAGAGCATTTTACCAAGCTCAAATTTTTCAGGTGTTGGTGTATTGTTTTTTAACAGTTTGTAACCTTCTTCAACATTTAAAGGAATAGGCTCAAAATTAGTTCTTGCTTCAATAATAAGCTCGTCTTGAGTTGGTTTTAATTCATCAACTACTGCTGATGGTGCAGGTTCTACTGCTTTTGGTGCCTCCACAGCTGTTTGTGGTGCATTTGCAGCTGGTGCAGCTGATATATTTTCACTTTTTTTACAGCCTGTAATTGCTGCTGCAAAAATCATGACTGATATTAAAAGATAAACTTTTTTCATATAATTCCCCTTATTTTATATTTATGGTTAACCCATACTACACAATTTATACTGTAAAAATTTTTTATTTTCTAAAAATATAAATTGAGCTGCTTTTTACAGCAGCTCAATTTATTATTAACTATTAATAGTTTTCTGCTTTAACTTGAAAAAATGCTTTTGGATGTTCGCATACTGGGCAAACTTCTAAAGCTGCTTCACCAAAGTGTAAGTGTCCGCAGTTAGCACACTGCCATACAACTTTTTCTGCTTTTTTAAATACTTTTTGCTCTTTTACATTTTCAAGAAGTTTTAAATATCTTGCTTCGTGTTCTTTTTCTATTTTACCAACTTCTTCAAAAAGATAAGCAATTTTAGCAAAGCCTTCTTCTTTTGCAGTTGCAGCAAAGCCAGCATACATATCAGTCCATTCATAGTGTTCGCCAGCAGCAGCATCTTTTAAGTTAACATCTGTAGAAGGTATTTGACCATCATGAAGAAGTTTAAACCATATTTTAGCATGTTCTTTTTCATTATTTGCAGTTTCTGTAAAAATATCTGCAATTTGGTTATAACCTTCAGCTTTTGCTTTGCTTGCGTAATATGTATATTTATTACGGGCTTGTGATTCACCTGCAAATGCAGTCATAAGATTTTGTTCAG
Proteins encoded in this window:
- a CDS encoding cytochrome-c peroxidase yields the protein MKKVYLLISVMIFAAAITGCKKSENISAAPAANAPQTAVEAPKAVEPAPSAVVDELKPTQDELIIEARTNFEPIPLNVEEGYKLLKNNTPTPEKFELGKMLYFEPRISKSQLISCNTCHNLSFGGDDYQQTSIGHGWQRGPRNAPTVLNSVYNTAQFWDGRAGDLKDQAKGPLQASVEMAATPAYVVEVLKSIPAYVELFKAAFPGEADPVTFDNVANTIEVFEATLLTPNSRFDQFLRGDSNALNETEKKGLKAYMDNGCVSCHSGINLTSDGYYPFGLKETPEARLLAGDKGRFGISEAEGDEFAFKAPTLRNVEYTAPYFHSGLVWDLGEAVAVMSSSQLGIELSNEEIEQIVAFLKTTTGEMPKVEYPVLPASTINTPKPTFTID
- the rbr gene encoding rubrerythrin, whose translation is MELKGSKTEQNLMTAFAGESQARNKYTYYASKAKAEGYNQIADIFTETANNEKEHAKIWFKLLHDGQIPSTDVNLKDAAAGEHYEWTDMYAGFAATAKEEGFAKIAYLFEEVGKIEKEHEARYLKLLENVKEQKVFKKAEKVVWQCANCGHLHFGEAALEVCPVCEHPKAFFQVKAENY